Proteins encoded by one window of Geobacter sp. DSM 9736:
- a CDS encoding PIN domain-containing protein, which produces MAKVLIDTSVWIDFFRKQQPVHGAVVDLLDSDSVCCIGLILGELMQGAKSERELSVIRDFVHVFQFLPESPSLWEKAGQMAYTLRRKGITVGLADCYIAVAAIEAGAQLFSLDGHFEVIREHSRISLFGN; this is translated from the coding sequence TTGGCTAAGGTTCTCATCGACACCTCTGTCTGGATCGATTTTTTCAGAAAACAGCAACCTGTTCATGGTGCCGTTGTTGATCTCCTTGACTCGGATAGTGTCTGCTGTATTGGACTGATCCTCGGAGAGTTAATGCAAGGAGCCAAGTCCGAGCGAGAGCTATCGGTCATCAGGGATTTTGTTCATGTCTTTCAATTTCTTCCTGAATCGCCCTCGTTATGGGAGAAAGCCGGCCAGATGGCCTACACCTTGCGCCGGAAAGGAATAACTGTCGGTCTGGCTGATTGTTATATTGCTGTGGCAGCAATCGAAGCAGGTGCCCAACTTTTTTCCCTTGATGGTCATTTCGAAGTAATAAGAGAGCATTCCAGAATTTCTCTTTTTGGTAATTGA
- a CDS encoding DUF2191 domain-containing protein, with translation MARTTITLPQDLLTELMSLVNARSKTEAVITAIRDEIRLRKLERIKSLAGKLEFVVEADKLRHGDNRLG, from the coding sequence ATGGCGCGAACTACCATAACGCTTCCACAAGATCTTCTGACCGAACTGATGTCTCTTGTTAATGCACGCAGCAAAACCGAAGCCGTAATTACCGCTATAAGAGACGAAATCAGGCTGCGAAAACTGGAACGGATCAAATCCTTAGCTGGTAAGCTGGAGTTTGTCGTCGAAGCAGACAAGCTACGACACGGAGACAACCGTCTTGGCTAA